In Marinomonas posidonica IVIA-Po-181, a single window of DNA contains:
- a CDS encoding ABC transporter ATP-binding protein translates to MNLLSVEHLNVNFHFKKRELAALIDVSFTLKRGERIAIVGESGAGKSILGFSIVNLISKPGYIHSGAIKLENKDITSMNLRQLQEIRGKRIAMIFQDPMMTLNPVITIGDQLVETIRSHTKINYKDARNIAIEKLRNVQIASPERRFDQYPHELSGGMRQRVIIASVLLLNPDIIIADEPTTALDVTIQAEILQLLLAICRDNGVALVLISHDLGVVSKVAERTLVMYAGQIVEEGPTLEIINDPQHPYTQGLLNALPQMALPGQRLNQIKGSMPSLAERPNGCAFHPRCPYATDKCRSEQPEFIYSGVSSVACFMVEDMLDEFNQHDEGLV, encoded by the coding sequence ATGAATTTGTTAAGTGTCGAGCATTTAAACGTCAATTTTCATTTTAAGAAGCGAGAACTGGCCGCTCTTATTGATGTTAGCTTTACTCTAAAACGAGGCGAGCGTATTGCCATCGTGGGTGAGTCTGGTGCGGGGAAATCCATTTTAGGTTTCTCCATCGTCAACTTGATTAGCAAACCGGGCTATATTCACTCGGGGGCCATTAAGTTAGAAAATAAAGACATCACCAGTATGAATTTGCGCCAACTGCAAGAGATTCGAGGCAAGCGCATTGCGATGATTTTCCAAGACCCAATGATGACCTTAAATCCCGTCATCACAATTGGCGACCAACTGGTGGAAACCATTCGCAGTCACACCAAAATCAACTATAAAGATGCACGAAACATTGCCATTGAAAAACTTAGAAATGTCCAAATTGCCTCACCAGAAAGGCGTTTTGATCAATACCCACATGAGCTATCTGGCGGTATGCGCCAACGCGTCATCATCGCTTCTGTGTTGCTGTTAAACCCAGACATTATCATTGCCGACGAACCCACTACCGCTCTGGATGTCACCATTCAAGCGGAAATATTGCAATTACTACTAGCCATCTGCCGAGACAATGGTGTTGCCTTGGTTCTAATTAGCCACGATCTAGGGGTCGTATCAAAAGTCGCTGAACGCACCTTGGTTATGTATGCAGGCCAAATCGTCGAAGAAGGACCAACCTTAGAAATCATCAATGATCCACAGCACCCTTACACCCAAGGCCTGTTAAATGCGTTACCTCAAATGGCCCTGCCAGGCCAAAGATTAAACCAGATTAAAGGCAGCATGCCGTCTTTAGCAGAACGACCAAACGGTTGTGCTTTTCATCCACGTTGTCCGTATGCCACCGATAAATGTCGCAGCGAACAACCTGAATTCATTTACAGCGGCGTCTCCAGTGTTGCCTGCTTCATGGTAGAAGACATGCTCGATGAATTTAA